The genomic interval ATGATAAATTGTATCTTAATGATACAGCTACTCACTTTTGATACTTCAAAAGTCTTTAGTGTCTAACATACAAATTTAGAACTTCAAAACTATTTCTTTATCTCACAGATTTTAGTGCCAACTACTACATCTTATAAATAGTTTTGGGTTCATATATGCTTTTGTACGGCATAAATATGTTAAGGAAATGATTCTGACAATCAGATGAAAGTTATATATCCTCAAATACTCATtaatattttgtgtgttttctaGCCTTGGCTTGGCTCAAGCGAGTCGGATAGCAAATCTGAACTGATGCTGCCCAAAACGAAATCGTCACATGTCGCTTGCAATAAGTTGACCTTAACAGCGGCTTTTTTTTGGGAGCATGTGCCAAATGGAGCTGGCGCTaaggctgtggctgctgctgctgctgctgctgatgatgatgatgatgaagctgcggctgctgcaagTCATTGCTCACCCAATTTCAAAAGATATTAACTCGTACAAGAGTACGCACAAacacatatatgatatatctTCTATCTACTTATGAGTATGTAGGCATCCAGTTCCACTTAATCCGCGCTAAGACAATTCAACACATTGCGGCATTCACAGTACGTTTCGAATTTCACTAATAACCACCAAAAGTCGATGCGGTTCGATTTCGTTTTCGAGTCTCGTTTTTGATTGCCACAGCGAAGGTCAAACTGtaaaatcaattcaaatatgaattacatttacatttgtttattgtttgtaATTGTTAACGAACTGAAGATGGGCCCCCGACCAAGAGTACCCAATACAATTACCCATTACAATggaatttttcttttgttttctttaaattgtAGCTTCTGAATAATATTTGAATGACCTACCTTGACAGCAGCCAGTAGACGGCGGGTGGGACTCAGTATAGTACAGATATTAGCTATGAACATGAcagagaaaaaataaacaggcTTACCCAACATAAGCCATGAACATATACTTCCCGCTTAAATAGAAATTCCTTGAAAACTAATTAGAAAAGAGATGATTTCGATAATATGAATATTTCATGTATTTGCTGCATTTTTCAGACGGACCACACACAGATCACACATGTTATGCTAATATATCTAATACCGAATTTATTCCAGTGTAATAGAAACTCAGCAACCATTGAGAACAAAAGTATATTTAGCAGAAATCTGTGCATAGCATTCACTCACAATCTAGATTTGTTGTAGATGTTTTAGTTCTCACATTTGAAAGAAAAACTTAACATAAAAAGTTcaacaaatttcttttatatttaatatgaatAGCAGCGAGATCAAGACGGGCACGAGTTGCAATCAGAGCTATGAGGATgaaaactgcagcagcagctattcCGAAGTCGCCCAACCGAGTGCACAGCCGGAAACGTTAGCTCCAGTGCGGGAGGAGCCGCCTATACGCGTCCGCGACATGATAAATCTTTATAATTTTGCCACGCAAAAGAATCAGGAATTGGCTCATGCCAAATCCATATATTTCGGTGGCAACATGAAGGGCGCACCAATGGAGCTAAGCGATATGGAGCCGACACAGCCACAGGAGCAGGAATGCTGCGACGGCATATGCCTTAAAATGCCAGCTATGGATGGTCAGTCCAGCAGCAGGTAGGCATGCGATTATGCACACGACTCTACTTTGGCATTTTCATCAACAAGCCCTTCCCAGCCGTCAACACAATAAGAAACCGGGCAACTTTCGTGTGACCACAGCTGATGATCAGACTTCGCTGCGACAATCGCTACAGGCGGATGCGGCGGGTGGTAATTCCGTTGAGAAATCGTATCAGAGCAAGACAACCATAAGACGCACCGAACAGGGTACGTATATACCTCAATGAAGAATGCAAGATTCACGGAATAAGCTGCATTTTCTGTCTTTTCATCAACCGATATGCAACTCTAGGCGTACGCATCATAATTGACATCTTCTTTGATAAGAACGAGAATGACATTGATATTGTAGGCAGTCGTGTGGAGACGGACATACCAGAGAGCcgcattttggccgatttccAGCAACACTCGTTGGCCATGCGCTCACAGCAAATCAAACAGCAACCCAATGTTTAACGTGTTTAATTAGttcaattttcattaacaTCAACTGCTTTTCTAGCACAGGACGTCACAAAATTTTATGTTATGTATACGTATCGTTGTATCGTTTGTTTGTTAAATAACAACACGCAtttatttcattcaatttcagtgatttctttctttttgatCTCTTGATTACTCGCCCCTCACACCCCGACAGAGTATTCACAACTTCCTGCCCAGCCGCAGCGTCACGACCCGAGCACAGAAACCCAAATAataaatgctgctgctgctgctgctgctgccgctaaTGCTGCCATATGAATATATGAACCTAGAAATGCAATGAGGCAACAccaaacaagcaaacaacCAGCAAAGCAACCCCAGTTGATCCCCCCACCCCAGTCCACATCTATATGGCATCAACCATTGCAGTTCTCAAttttttctttggcttttCGCTGCACGACAAAGGGCTTTGAAAGGCGGCAAAACAAGTAAATAAACGGCATgaattgaaaatggaaatCTCAACTTACAAAACTCACTGAAAACTGaagacgtcgacgtcgacgtcgacatAGACGACGCCAACGCTCAAGACGTTGCTTGCAGCTAGCAATAGATAGTTGCTGCCTTTCGTAATCCCCCGCCTAATCTGACTTAGATCTCGAGCTGCGGTttctgctactgctgctgctcttctcGATCGCTCTATTTAGCCAACTGTGGGGTGATCCAATAAATTAGACAAATAAACATTTGGTGAAGGGCCACCCCGCTTAAACGGTGGCATACTCGACGCTAATAACCCGAATCCCaaacattgaaaatgaaaataaaattgtagctGCAATGTTAACGCTTTGTTGACTGCCCAACTCTCTGGGCCCTGGCTCTGGCTTTTTCTGTAACTGTAGCTCTTACTGTGGCTCCGACTCGGGCTCGAGCTGTGCTGCCCACATCGGCTACGTTTAGACGATCTTTACAGCAGCTTCGCCTTCGGCTATTAACGAAGATGTTTACTGCACCGTGGTCGCAAATTGCGTGTTTACTCAACAAAATTATTAGCAATAAAAGTTATTTAGGATTGGACCGCgaacaaatacaattacaaaattCTCAGTAATAATGTAATagcaaaatataatatttcatAACTTTTATTCTAGTTTTCAATcactgtgtatatatatatttttgaacagAGTTTTGGTATCTATTTAGGTactattaaaaacaaattcaaagtACACACAAAGCAAAGACCtgaaactatttaaaacaagtaagaggttctagtcggaactcccgactaggggataccctgaaccataGACAATATAAATACAGTGTTTATAttacatca from Drosophila virilis strain 15010-1051.87 chromosome 2, Dvir_AGI_RSII-ME, whole genome shotgun sequence carries:
- the LOC6629505 gene encoding uncharacterized protein translates to MNSSEIKTGTSCNQSYEDENCSSSYSEVAQPSAQPETLAPVREEPPIRVRDMINLYNFATQKNQELAHAKSIYFGGNMKGAPMELSDMEPTQPQEQECCDGICLKMPAMDGQSSSSRQHNKKPGNFRVTTADDQTSLRQSLQADAAGGNSVEKSYQSKTTIRRTEQGVRIIIDIFFDKNENDIDIVGSRVETDIPESRILADFQQHSLAMRSQQIKQQPNV